One window of the Enterobacter huaxiensis genome contains the following:
- the rstA gene encoding two-component system response regulator RstA — translation MNKIVYVEDEPEVGQLIAAYLGKHDMDVIVEPRGDRAEEVVSRENPDLVLLDIMLPGKDGMTLCRDLRAQWDGPIVLLTSLDSDMNHILSLEMGANDYILKTTPPAVLLARLRLHLRQRASSEREAPAPSLMPHKAMRFGTLSIDPVNRQVLLSGELIALSTADFDLLWELATHAGQIMDRDALLKNLRGVSYDGMDRSVDVAISRLRKKLLDSATEPYRIKTVRNKGYLFAPHAWET, via the coding sequence ATGAATAAGATTGTTTATGTAGAGGATGAACCCGAAGTGGGGCAACTGATCGCCGCTTATCTGGGTAAACATGATATGGACGTCATTGTTGAACCTCGCGGCGACCGCGCCGAGGAGGTAGTGTCGCGCGAAAACCCCGATTTGGTGCTGCTCGACATCATGCTGCCCGGCAAAGACGGTATGACGCTATGCCGGGACCTGCGCGCCCAGTGGGATGGACCCATCGTACTGCTGACCTCGCTGGACAGCGATATGAACCATATTTTGTCTCTGGAAATGGGCGCCAACGACTACATCCTTAAAACCACGCCCCCGGCGGTGCTGCTTGCGCGTCTGCGCCTTCACCTTCGCCAGCGTGCCAGCAGTGAGCGAGAAGCGCCTGCGCCGTCGCTGATGCCCCATAAGGCGATGCGCTTTGGCACCCTCTCCATCGACCCGGTTAACCGGCAGGTGCTGCTTTCCGGTGAGCTTATCGCGCTTTCAACGGCGGACTTCGACCTGCTGTGGGAGCTGGCCACCCATGCGGGGCAGATTATGGACCGCGATGCGCTGCTGAAGAACCTGCGCGGCGTAAGCTATGACGGAATGGACAGAAGCGTTGACGTAGCGATTTCGCGTCTGCGCAAAAAGCTTCTCGATAGCGCCACCGAGCCATACCGCATTAAAACCGTGCGTAACAAGGGCTATCTGTTTGCCCCCCATGCCTGGGAAACTTAA
- a CDS encoding GlpM family protein, which produces MGLVIKAALGALVVLLIGILAKTKNYYIAGLIPLFPTFALIAHYIVASERGTEALRTTIVFGMWSIIPYFLYLLSLWYFTGFLRLPLALGGAVVCWSLSAWVLIFFWSRFH; this is translated from the coding sequence ATGGGGCTGGTGATTAAAGCCGCGCTGGGAGCGCTGGTGGTGCTGTTGATTGGGATACTGGCGAAAACGAAAAATTACTACATTGCCGGGCTGATTCCACTCTTCCCGACGTTTGCGCTGATTGCACACTACATTGTGGCTTCTGAACGCGGTACCGAAGCGTTGCGCACAACGATTGTGTTTGGCATGTGGTCCATCATTCCCTATTTCCTCTACCTGCTGTCGCTGTGGTATTTCACCGGGTTCCTGCGTCTTCCCCTGGCGCTGGGCGGGGCGGTGGTCTGCTGGAGCCTCAGCGCATGGGTACTGATCTTCTTCTGGAGCCGGTTTCACTAG
- the folM gene encoding dihydromonapterin reductase, with product MGHAQLRPILITGAGRRIGLALAHHFLNLHQPVIVSYRNDYPSIEGLKKAGAVCIQADFSTDDGILAFADKVKNTTPALRAIIHNASAWQAETPDTSLSDTLSCMMQIHVNAPYLLNHALQDLLRGHGHAAGDIIHFTDYVVERGSDKHIAYAASKAALDNMTRSFARKLAPEVKVNAIAPAMILFNEGDDAEYRQKALNKSLMKIAPGEKEVIDLIDYLLTSCYVTGRTFAVDGGRPLR from the coding sequence ATGGGACACGCACAGCTTCGACCAATACTGATTACGGGCGCAGGCCGCCGCATCGGCCTTGCCCTCGCCCATCACTTTCTTAACCTTCACCAGCCCGTCATCGTCAGCTACCGTAACGATTACCCCTCCATTGAGGGGCTGAAAAAAGCCGGAGCGGTGTGTATTCAGGCAGATTTCTCAACCGATGACGGTATTCTCGCCTTCGCGGACAAGGTGAAGAACACCACCCCGGCGCTGCGCGCCATCATCCACAATGCCAGCGCCTGGCAGGCAGAAACGCCGGACACGTCGCTCAGCGACACGCTCTCCTGCATGATGCAGATCCACGTTAATGCCCCCTACCTGCTAAACCATGCTCTGCAGGATCTGCTGCGCGGCCACGGCCATGCCGCAGGCGATATTATTCACTTCACCGATTACGTGGTGGAGCGCGGGAGCGATAAGCATATCGCCTACGCCGCGAGCAAAGCGGCGCTGGATAATATGACGCGCTCGTTTGCCCGCAAGCTGGCACCGGAAGTCAAAGTGAACGCCATCGCCCCGGCGATGATTTTGTTTAACGAGGGCGATGACGCCGAATACCGCCAAAAGGCATTGAATAAATCACTGATGAAAATCGCGCCTGGCGAAAAAGAGGTGATCGACCTGATCGATTACCTGTTGACGAGCTGTTACGTCACCGGCAGAACTTTCGCGGTGGACGGCGGACGCCCGCTGCGCTAG